Genomic segment of Candidatus Poribacteria bacterium:
AACCGGTCACGTCGGTGCTTTTCAGCCCGGACGGTCGGACGCTCGCCTCGGGTTCGGGTGACAAGACGGTGCGGTTGTGGGACGTGGCGTCGCGCCGGGAAGTCGCGGCGCTCGAGGGGCATACGGGACCGGTCTTGTCGGTGTCTTTCAGCCCGGACGGTCGGACTCTCGCCTCGGGTTCGGTTGACAAGACGGTGCGGTTGTGGGACGTGGCGTCGCGCCGGGAAGTCGCGTCGCTCGAGGGGCATACGTCCTATGTCTGGTCGGTGTCTTTCAGCCCGGACGGTCGGACGCTCGCCTCGGGTTCGTATGACAAGACGGTGCGGTTGTGGGACGTGTCCTCCTACGCAGGCGCGGCAACGCCGCCGCGAGAGAACTACCCGCCCCAACTCACGACAACGCTCGCCTTCGTCGAACCCTCCGGCAACGACTTTCTCGACGGCGAAGAGACTGGCTCCATCGAAGTCACCGTCGCGAACTCGGGCAGAGGCGCGGCTCGGAACCTCAACGTCCAACTGACGAACCTCGACAACGCAAAGGGCATCACGTTCGAGGCGACGAAAACCGTCGCCGAAATCGCGCCGAACGCCTCGGCGAAGGTCTCCATCCCTATTCGCGCCGTCGAAACGATTCCCGACCAGACCGCGCGGGTGCAGGTCGACGTCCTCGAAGCGACGTGGGGAGCCGACGCCGACCCGGTCATCGTGACCTTCACCACGCGCCCGCTGCGCCCGCCGCGCTTCGAGATACCCCCGACCGCCGTCGGCGTGGACGACGACCGCGAAGGCGAGTCGCAGGGCAACAGCAACGGCAGAATCGAGCCCGGCGAGCTCATCGAAGTCTCGGTGATCCTCCAGAACGCCGGCGAGGGCGACGCCCGCGGCGTGGGCGTGACGCCAAGCGTTCCCGACGGGGTCGTCTACCAATCGCCGACGACGACGTTGGACCTCGGCGAGCTGCGGGCGGGTCGCTGGAAGAAGATCACCTTCTCGTTCTTCGTGGCGAAGCGCTTCTCGGCGAGCGCGATTCCCCTGGAACTCCGCGTGACGGAGGCGCGATCCCGCTACAACACAACGCTGACGGTCTCCCTCCCGCTGAACCAGCAGACCCGAAAACCCAATCAGGTCATTGTTTCGGGCAAAGAGGAGACAGGGCGTCCCGACGCGCCGCCCGCCCCGACGCTCACCGTCGACGTCGACATGAACATCCCGAAGACGGGGAACAGCCGTCCCGACGCCGTCGCCGTCGTCATCGGAAACCGCGACTACGGGACGCGCGACGTGCCGCCCGTCGCCTACGCGAACCGCGACGCGACCGTCGTCAAGGAGTATCTCACCTCGACGTTCGGATACCGCGATGGGAACATTCTCTATTACGAGAACGCGACCCAAGCCGTGTTCAACAGCCTGTTCGGCACGAAGGACTCGCACAGGGGACGGCTGTTCGACCTTGTCAAGCCGGGCAAGTCGGAGGTGTTCGTCTACTACTCCGGTCACGGAGCCCCGAACGTTGGCGACAAGAAGGGCTATCTCGTCCCGACGGACTGCGACCCCCGCCGTCTCGAATTGAACGGATACCCGTTGGACGTCCTCTACGCGAACCTCGCGAAGATACCGGCCACGCAGGTGACCGTCGTCCTCGACGCCTGCTTCTCCGGTTCCAGCCCGGCGGGCACGCTCCTTTCCGGCATCAGTCCCGTCGTTATCGAGGTGGACAACCCGTTGCTCCTCCTGCCGAACGCGACGGTGGTGACCGCCTCGCGCGGGACGGAAGTCAGCGTCTGGTACGACGACATGAAGCACGGGCTCCTGACCTACTACCTCCTCAAAGCGCTCTCCGGCGCGGCGGACGCGAACCGCGACAAGCGCCTCACGAACGGCGAACTCGCCTCATTCCTTACGGACGACGCTGAGGGCGTTCCCTATATGGCGAGACGTCTCCGCGGAGCCGACCAGCACCCGACAGTTTCCGGCGCGGCGACGCAGATCATTGTCGGGTACTGAGTCCGCACAGCCTCTATGGAGTAGGAGAGCGATATGTCGCGAGCGTGGACCGGGGCTCTGATCGTGTGCGTCTTGATGTCGGCTGGCGTCCTTCGCGGCGATGTGGCGAGCTCGGAAGGTCTCGCGCCGACGGTATACCTCCTCGGCAAGGGCATAAGCACAGCGACGGACCCGCAAGACCGTGTTCGCGAAGCGCGCGAGGACGCGCGCGCTGACCTCGTCAAATCCATCCGCACGGTCGTCCAGAGCGAGTACCTTCGCCGCAAAGAAGAGATCGGAGAACGTTTCGAGTCGGTCGCAGTGTCGCAGACCGTGTCGACAGCGTCGATGGAGATCGCCGGCGTGCAGTACCGCCTCCGCGACGAGGGGAAGACCACCTACGCTCTTGCGTATGTGGATCGTGAAGAAGCCAAGCGGCTCCACTACGAGATTGCTGACCGCACTGCACAAGAGATCAGCGCTGCGCTGGAGAACGCGCGCCGCCTTGCCCATGCTGGCCGGAGGGACGAAGCGCTCCGAGCTTACGCCGCCATCTACCCGCTCCTTGCCCGCCTAGACGATGCTCTCGCTGTGCTGTTGGTTGTGCACGGCGAACCGCCCACTGTTCCGGTCGCGTCAAGCACGGTCGATGCCGAGATCGATCAGGTCGAGAACGCCGCGCCGACTTCGTTGGCAGATGCTGCCGCGCTCCTAGTGCGGAGGCTCGACCGCTGCGCGCCCATGGGAAGCGCAGTGCTTGTGCAGACGCCAGTCTATTCCAGCGCCAGTTTCTCCTCGCCGTTCGCGAGCCACTTCCGTAGGTTGATCGAGGTCGCTCTTGGCCCGCGCGCGGTACCGATGACGACCTCCTTCCAGGCGCGAGGTGTGGACACGCGCCGTGACGCCGCGAGGCAGTCATCGGCGAGAGTGCTGCTTCGGAGCGCGTACGTGGAGTCCGGAGAAGACATCGAGATCATCGGGTTCGCGGACCGAGTTGAGACTGCCGAGCGCGTCGGGTCCGCCAGGGTCGTACTGCCCCGAGCGCTCGCCGTCGAGGCGAATCTGGACACTCGCCCGCAGAACTTTGCAGAAGCGCTGGCGGATTCGCACGAGATCGGCGACGCCGAGCTGGAGGTCGTCTCAGGCGCGCTTCGGCTGGAACTGTGGACGAACCGTGGGGCGGACGGTCTCGCATTCGAGGAAGGCGACGTCTACAAGCTCTACGTCCGGACGAACCGGCCATGCACCGTGCGTCTGCTCTACCACTTGGCGGATGGCACGCGCGTCGTGATGTTTGAGGACTACACGATCCCTGCGACGATGGCGAACCGAGTCGTTGAGATCCCAGAACGCTACAGCGTTTCGGCTCCATTCGGCGTAGAGCGAGTCCAAGGGTTCGCCTACGTCAAGACCCCTCCTCCCATCAAAACGCGTCGTCAGCTGATTGCCGGTGTTTCGTATGACGTTCTCGACGAATCGCTGGGATCTGCGATGGCGCGGTACCGGGGGTTCGTGCGCCAAGGTGATGTCGATGACAACACGACGACGTCTCTGACGCTAACG
This window contains:
- a CDS encoding DUF4384 domain-containing protein, whose product is MSRAWTGALIVCVLMSAGVLRGDVASSEGLAPTVYLLGKGISTATDPQDRVREAREDARADLVKSIRTVVQSEYLRRKEEIGERFESVAVSQTVSTASMEIAGVQYRLRDEGKTTYALAYVDREEAKRLHYEIADRTAQEISAALENARRLAHAGRRDEALRAYAAIYPLLARLDDALAVLLVVHGEPPTVPVASSTVDAEIDQVENAAPTSLADAAALLVRRLDRCAPMGSAVLVQTPVYSSASFSSPFASHFRRLIEVALGPRAVPMTTSFQARGVDTRRDAARQSSARVLLRSAYVESGEDIEIIGFADRVETAERVGSARVVLPRALAVEANLDTRPQNFAEALADSHEIGDAELEVVSGALRLELWTNRGADGLAFEEGDVYKLYVRTNRPCTVRLLYHLADGTRVVMFEDYTIPATMANRVVEIPERYSVSAPFGVERVQGFAYVKTPPPIKTRRQLIAGVSYDVLDESLGSAMARYRGFVRQGDVDDNTTTSLTLTTIRREGGTPR